In the genome of Raphanus sativus cultivar WK10039 chromosome 9, ASM80110v3, whole genome shotgun sequence, the window TTCAACATCCTTAAATTCAAAAAGAACTGTGCTGCTGCTGCTTTCtaaatttgataataattttattaacataATAAATACTCTTTATTGTTaggaaaagataaaaaaaaacctcTGATCTTcggaaaaatattttaaaatgcaaATGGAgacaagaaaaataattaacgTTATGTTTAGTGAGGGAGCGGGAACTGTAAGCAAGTTAAGTTTTGAactcaaagaagaaagaaaatttgAGTAGTTAAGTAGTACGATTCTGAATTTAGAAAATACGTTTCTTCagatacataaaataaaatactaatattccgaattcaaaataaataaataaaagctgAAAAGTTAGATTTAAATGCTTGAGTACACACAGCTCCACATACAGAGTATCACAtgccctctctctctttctctcttttgaattaaagagaagaaaaaaaaatattttcaaaattagaaaattaaaaataagcaaaaaaaaaacaaagatagagagaattatctctctctctctctctctctctctgctgcTGCGCCTTGTCGCTGTTAAAAAACGTAATAGTGGTGTTTAACTTCCAGACagtagaagaagaaagcttcGATCTTATGTTTTCAATTGGTGACATTATCGGATCTTAAAGCTTCTTCAGACAGGCAGGTCTCCACTCCATTCATCGGAcaaaggtggtggtggtggtctcTGTGTAAGATtcctctcttcctttttttgtaCTTCATTTCTCCTTTGGTGTTGTTTCTGGAGAAAGACCAATATGTTTGAAAAGCTTCTTTACAGTTGCTTGCAAGCAacttgcttcttttttttttgtagtataCTTCTTTTGATGTGATTACCCTTTTGATTTGTGTTTTCagcagaattaaaaaaaaaaactgattgtTATCTCAAAAGCTGTGATTTTTTTTGAGCATGATTTCAACTACAAGCAATGCGtttcaaatgttaaaaattcaattttttttttgataagttaAAAGAGTATTTGTCATGTAGCTTTTCTCTATTGTTATTTgttatgataaataaaaaacaaagacaaaagtCAATTTATTTGGGAATTAATGATTGGTTTATTCTAGATTTTCTCCTCTTGCATGTTACTTGGTTGGTTGAGTCCTCTTTATGCTTCATCTCAAAGTTTGTTGCTTTCTTTAATCTGtttagtttttgaaataaaattgtgtgtgtgtgtgtttctctTCTCTCTATTCAGATCCTGAGACTGTGCGTGTGTTATGGTGCTGATTTTGTAATGGAGAAAGGCAAGAGTGAGTCATCTGAGAGAAGCTTTGGTGAATCAGACTCTGTAGTCCCTTCACAATCTGACATTCAAGTAAAGAACCACCTCACCAACTAACTTTATTCTTATCTCCTTTGCATATAAACAATCATTACAATGATGattgctttttgttttgtttattgtttctgaaGCCTGAGAGCACAATGGAGACTCGTGAAGATGAGACAAAACAACCTGAGGAGGCTTCTCCTGAAGTGGAAACTGAAAACGAAGATTTGAAAGATAGCATCAGGACTTTAACTGAGAAGCTTTCAGCTGCTCTTGCTAATGTGAGTGCTAAGGATGATCTGGTGAACCAACACGTCAAAGTAGCTGAAGAAGCTGTCGCTGGTATCATTTTTTACCACTTCTCTATTGATTATGATTCTGtgaataaataatatgtttgtTGTTGTGATGAAGGGTGGGAGAAAGCTGAGAACGAAGCTGTTGAGTTAAAGGAGAAGCTAGAAGCTGCGGATGAGAACAAGAGAGTGTTGGAAGATAGAGTGAGCCATCTCGACGGAGCTCTCAAGGAGTGTGTCAGACAGCTACGCCAAGCGAGAGACGAGCAAGAGCAGAGGATCCAAGACGCTGTCACCGAGAAGACGCGAGAGCTGCAAGCTTCTAAAACCGACCTCGAAGGGGAGCTTCTCGAAGCTGCAACCAAGTCCGAGGAGCTTGCAGAAATGGCCGAGTCCGTGGCTAGAGAGAACGTGATGCTGAGACACGAGCTCATCGCTCGTTGCGAGGAGTTTGAGATCAGAACGATAGAGAGAGATCTGAGCACGCAGGCGGCTGAGACCGCTAGCAAGCAGCAGCTGGATGTGATCAAGAAAGTGGCGAAGCTAGAGGCTGAGTGTAGGAAGCTTAGGACGATGTTGTCGTCTAAATCTTCGTTTAATAATGATCATCGGTCTACAGATAGTCATTCAGATGCGAGCTGCTCTGAGTCAGGTGCATCAACCACGTTGATTGAGAAGAGAAGCCTTCAGGgaactgcttcttcttctgccGTTGAGATTGATCTCATGGGTGATTTTCTTGAGATGGAACGTCTTGTTGCTTTGCCTGCGACTCCACCAAACTGTAAGAGTGGACCTGAGTCTGTCACAGAAGAAGCTGTTGTTGTTCTAACGGATAACTCGTTGGCTGCTGAGATAGAAGCGTTGACTGGCCGGAATAAAGAACTTGAAGAGAAGTTGGAGAAGTTAGAAGCTGAGAAAGGTGAGCTAGAAAGCGAAGTCAAGTGTTGCAGAGAAGTGGAGAACACACTTAGATATGAGCTGGACGCTATCGTATGTGATAAAGTGGAGCTGGAAAGTAAGCTCGAGAAGTTGAAAGTAGAGAAAGATAAGCTTGAAAGCAAAGTTGAATCTGAGAGAGAAGTGGAGAGCACGTTGAGATTCGAGCTTGAAGCAATGGTTAGTGATAAACTGGAGCTGGAAAGTAAGCTAGAAAAGTTAGAAGCAGAGAGAGGTGAGCTTGAAAGCAAAGTTAAAAGTGATAAAGAAGTGGTGAGCACTCTGAGACTTGACCTTGAAGCTACAGTTTGTGATAAAGTGGAGCTGGAGAATAAGTTAAACAAGTTAGAAGCAGAGAAAGATGCACTGAGAGTTGAGCTTGAAGGCATAGTTTGTGCCAAAGGGGAGGTGGAAAACAAGTTGGAGAAGGTGGAGGTTGAGAAAGCTGAGCTGCAGATATCTTATGACGTAATCAAAGACAAGTACAAAGAATCTCAAGTTTGCCTACAAGATATTGAGACGAAGCTAGAAGAGATACAGAGGGAGATGAAACTGGCTAATGAATTAAAAACAGAAGTTGAGACACAGATAGAATCCATGGAAGCAGAGGCAGAGGGTAATCAGGTGAAGATTGAGTGTTTGGAAGAAGAGGTGAGGAAGGAGAGGTTAGCTTCTGATGAGCTTAGAAGAAAATGTGAGGCTCTTGAAGAAGAAGTCACTCTCCATCAAGAAAGCGTTATAGAACCACCAAAAATCAAacaggtctctctctctctcactctctctacATTGGTAATTGTTGCAATCTTAATACTTTTATTGAACTCTTTTGATAATGCAATTGCAGGAAGACATGGCAACAGCTGCAGGGAAACTAGCAAACTGTCAGAAGACAATAGCTTCGTTGGGGAAACAGTTACAGTCTCTGGCAACGCTTGAAGACTTCTTGGTCGATACAGCGAGCATTCCAGTGGCTGCTACTAATGGTGTAAGCAACAGCACAGAGAGTTGGAGAGTACACAAGAATGATACTTACATGGCAAGCATAAAATCTACCAAAGAAACATCATCTTCTGATGCTGCTTCATCAAACAGAGGGAGTTCTGAGAAGAACCGGAATGGATTTGCCAAAGTGTTTACTCGGAGTAAAGATGGGATACATTTGGTGATTTAGCAATAACTTTCTTTGGCACTAGGCAAGAGGAAACAATCTGTTAGGTTTAAAAAGAGTTAAAAACACCTCTTTTGTATGTTCCATTTCCAGATTTTGAAATTGGTTTTGTAGTTTAATGATAGTGTTATGCAGAGGATCTTTGGTGAAATGATGGATGTGTGTTTTTTCACAACTTGAATGATGTTACTATAGATTCGAAAGTGAGTTTTGTTCTGTGTATGTAGTGTTGCATATATCTTTGACTAAGTGTTAGATAAAATGATAAATGTACTACAACAACTTGGTTCTATGGTGTAGTGGTTAGCACTCTGGACTTTGAATCCAGCGACCTG includes:
- the LOC130500315 gene encoding filament-like plant protein 1, which produces MEKGKSESSERSFGESDSVVPSQSDIQPESTMETREDETKQPEEASPEVETENEDLKDSIRTLTEKLSAALANVSAKDDLVNQHVKVAEEAVAGWEKAENEAVELKEKLEAADENKRVLEDRVSHLDGALKECVRQLRQARDEQEQRIQDAVTEKTRELQASKTDLEGELLEAATKSEELAEMAESVARENVMLRHELIARCEEFEIRTIERDLSTQAAETASKQQLDVIKKVAKLEAECRKLRTMLSSKSSFNNDHRSTDSHSDASCSESGASTTLIEKRSLQGTASSSAVEIDLMGDFLEMERLVALPATPPNCKSGPESVTEEAVVVLTDNSLAAEIEALTGRNKELEEKLEKLEAEKGELESEVKCCREVENTLRYELDAIVCDKVELESKLEKLKVEKDKLESKVESEREVESTLRFELEAMVSDKLELESKLEKLEAERGELESKVKSDKEVVSTLRLDLEATVCDKVELENKLNKLEAEKDALRVELEGIVCAKGEVENKLEKVEVEKAELQISYDVIKDKYKESQVCLQDIETKLEEIQREMKLANELKTEVETQIESMEAEAEGNQVKIECLEEEVRKERLASDELRRKCEALEEEVTLHQESVIEPPKIKQEDMATAAGKLANCQKTIASLGKQLQSLATLEDFLVDTASIPVAATNGVSNSTESWRVHKNDTYMASIKSTKETSSSDAASSNRGSSEKNRNGFAKVFTRSKDGIHLVI